Part of the Maridesulfovibrio sp. genome, AGCTGGACTGAAATTCACCTTCCCACTCGATGGGAGTCCCGAAGAAATTATTCTTGAATGCGTAAGCGGATAGCTGCGGCATTGTCTGCAGGGTCGGATCCTGAGTGGAAGGAGCATTGTCATTACGGTAAAGCAGGTTTTCCGTATACTGCGCCATGGCCGAAACAGAGTAATTATCCCAGCTTCTGGCTATGAGGGCGGTACTGGTCCTTTCGTTGGCATCGGCGGTGGCTATATCGCGCCCGAATTCGTCAAGAAAAGAATCACGGGTGGCGTCATACCCATTGGTACCGGAACGGAATTCACGCAGATAATCCTGGTCAGATACAAGGTCCATATCAAAGATGGTCTGCCAGTCAGGGTTACCGAGATATCCGTTGTATTTAGATCTGATCCACCAGCGGTTCTGGTTGGGTCTGATCATATTATCGCTGAAGGAATAACTTGCGTCATTGGCGTTGTTGTAGCTTTTACTGTCGTACAACCAATCAGCACGCCATGATCCTTTGGTGTTCACATCTTCGGAATGACGGAATTCCACACCGGGCCTGAATCCGCGTTTGCTCAGGTATTCCGGATAGAAAGTCATGTCCATTTCATCATTGATTGCCCAATAGAACGGCAGGTTGAACCTGTTTCCGAGACGGTTTGAGTTGCCGATTTCAGGATCAAGGATACCGGACTGGCGCTCACGCTGTACCGGAAGTTCCATGTAAGGAGTGTACATAACCGGGACACCCTTAACTTTGAACTTGGAATGCCAGAGACGGGCATAGCCGTTGATGGTTATATCACCCTCACCGGATTCAAAGGACCAGAGGGGATTCTCACCCTCACAGGCAGTCACTTTTACATCCTTGAAACTGTATGTGGCTCCGTTATGCTTTTCAATAAATTCACTTTCAAAATAGACATGGGGCTTGGCAACAAAAACGCGGCCCTTTTTAAGCCAGCCGACCATATTATTCAGGTCGAACTCGGCTTCAGCCGCATCGTAAAAGTCGCCTTTAATCTGCGCCTTCACATTACCGCGCAGATAAATCCATTTGGTTGCCTGATAAAAACGGGCAAAATCGGCCTTGATGTAGTTATCACCGCTGCGCAGGGTAACATCCCCGTAGGCCTGAAGGTATTCGCTGTCGCTTTCCACAACAAGTTTATCTGCGGAAAACTTCCACTGCTCACCCTTCTGCTCCACGCCATTACTATCGGTCATGGGCACGGTCATCTGTTGCTGTGCCAAAGAAGCACACGGCAGACAAAGGAGAAGTAAAACTACAAAGATGACGAACCTGGATTTCAAAACAACCTGCCCTTTAATATTCAAACTGTCCCGGCTAACCGGATCAACAATTAACTCTTGAGATAAGGATCTTCCTGAGCCAGATAATTCTGCACATAATCTTTGGCCGCCTCTTCCAGAGAAGTGAACGGCTTATCATAGCCGGCTTCCACCAGCTTGCTCATATTGGCCTGAGTGAAATACTGGTACTTGTCGCGAATAGTTTCCGGCATTTCGATGTAGCTGATGTTCGGTTCAACATCCATCGCGGAGAAAACAGAACGTGCAAGTTCGTTCCATTCGCGAGCCTGTCCGGTTCCGATATTGAAAATACCGTTTGCCTGCGGATTCTGCAGGAACCACCACATAACGTCCACGCAGTCCTTGATATAAACAAAGTCGCGTTTCTGGCCGCCATGGGGATATTCCGGCTTGTAGGATTTGAAAAGCTTCATCTCTCCGGTTTCACCGATCTGGTGAAAAGCCTTGCAGATAACACTCTTCATATCATCTTTATGATATTCGTTAGGTCCGAATACATTGAAAAATTTAAGGCTGACCAGCTTATCCAGCACTCCGCCGCGCTTAGCCCAAAGGTCAAAAAGCTGCTTGGAGTAACCATACATATTCATAGGTTTGAGACGGTCAATGCCTTCGTGGTCGTCATCAAAGCCGAACTGTCCGTCACCGTAGGTGGCAGCACTGGAAGCATTGATAAAACGCACATCATGCTGGAGGCAGAAACGGCAAAGCATCTGGGTGTAGCGGTAGTTGTTCTCCATGAGAAAATCCGCATCCTGTTCGGTGGTGGAAGAGCAGGCCCCCATGTGGATTACAGCATCAGTTTTAAAGGGATCGTCACCTTCAAGAATGAACTTGAAAAACTGATCTCTATGGATGTAATCCTCATAACGGAGGTTAACCAAATTCTTCCATTTATCAGTCTTGGCAAGGTTATCGACAATCAGGATATCGTCGATTCCCATCTGGTTTAATTTCCAGACCATGGCACTGCCGATAAAACCGGCTCCGCCAGTAACAATATACATATATAATTTCTCCAGCTAATTTAGGCATATAAAAACATATATTAGTACTATCACACAATACAAGTTGCCGGATGTTACTTATTTTTCTGACACTTTTCAACTACATTTAAGTTAAAAGAGCTTATTTGCATAAAAACAAACGCAACACCTTTCTCTCAACATCAGCTAATGCACAAAAAGCTTAGCTTTTCAATAAAACACAACACAGATACAAATAAAGTTATGTTGTAAACAACAAGTTAAATAGAATTTAAACGTTCACCACTTCAGCATGATCACAATTCAACTTTATACTTCTTGTTTTTAATCTTGCTTAAGTGTAATTTAATGTTATCCTTATTTAAACACAAACAACAATTATGATTTTCTCTAGACTTTATTTACACATGAAGCTTAATTATCCAAGCAGACCGACACCTCAACAGTAAAAACCAAGGGATTGCCATGAAATACTCTGTAAAAGAAATTCTGCACTTTGAAGTTTCTCCGGCACTGGGCTGCACCGAGCCCGTAGCAATTGCACTTGCCACCGCCGCTGCAGCTTCCGTGATACCCGATAAAAGGCCGGACAAAATCGAAGTCTGGGTTGACCCGAATATCTATAAAAACGGACTGGCTGTAATCATCCCCGGCACAGGAGGACTGAACGGACTTGATACCGCAGCAGCCTTGGGAGCACTTTATGGAGACCCCGCACTAGGACTTGAAGTTCTTGAGCCCCTTGACGAAGAGAGCGCAAAAGAAGCCTGTAAATACAAGGAGAAACACCCTGTAACAGTGAATCTGTTAGAAAACAGACACGGTATTTATGTCCGCGCCCTGCTTACCTTCGGCCCTGATCATGTTGAAACGACCATTGAAGGCGTACATGACAATATCACTTCTCTGACCCTTAACGGAGAGCCGGTAAAAGACTCTACTCTGGTCAAAACACAACAAGCGCAAAAAGCCGATGTTTCCAAACTCGAGGACTTCATCAAGACACTTTCCCTCGATGATCTGGTAGATATGATCAATGATCTCGACGAACAGGATTTCACTTTTCTCAAAGAAGGAATCACATACAACATGCGCCTTGCCGATTACGGACTCAAACACGGTTCAGGATTGGGCGTCGGGGCTACTTTTGAAAAAATGGCCCGCCTGAAAATCCTCAACAGGGATATGATTCTGGCCGCCCGGACCATAACTTCAGCCGCATCTGATGCCCGCATGGGCGGTATCAAGCTTCCGGCTATGAGCTCAGGAGGTTCGGGCAACCACGGCCTGACAGCAATCCTGCCCATCTATGCCGTGAGTGAGTTTGTGGACTGCTCCGAGAAAACAATGCTTGAAGCCATTGCCCTAAGCCACCTTGTAACCGCATACGTAAAAGCCCAGACAGGAAGGTTGTCAGCCGTTTGCGGATGCTCTGTGGCCGCAGGCGCCGGGGCAACTGCCGGGATTACCTATCTCATGGGCGGGACTCCGACCCAAATGGCCGGAGCCATCACCAACCTGACTGAAGACCTGGCCGGTATTATCTGCGACGGTGCCAAATGCGGATGTGCACTAAAACTGGCCACCGCAGCCGGAACAGCAGTCCAAGCCGCTCTATTTGCCATCCATGGAGTAAATGTTCATTCCAGCGACGGCATCATCGGCAGCTCTCCCGAACAGACCATGCAGAACATCGGGACTCTGAGCACACAGGGCATGATTGACACAGACCGGACCATTCTGAAAATCATGCTTGAAAAACACTTCACAGGCATGGATAATTAAAAGAACCATAAAAATAACACAAAACTATTGATTAAGCCCTGCCAATACCTTAATTTTGGTAGAGTAAAAAAACTAATTTAGACCCGTTAACCAACATACCGGAGGACTTTCATAATGTTCAAAAGAAAAGTTTCATTAATTCTGACTGTTGCCTTAGCCGCTCTTCTGGCCTTCGGCTCCATGGCCTCTGCTGAGTCCAGAATTGTTCTTAAACCCAAAGTAGATGCATTCGCTTATTTTGTGGACACTTCACCATCCATGTCACAGACATATGGTTCCACCGGGAATCCTAAAATCATTGCCGGTCTTAACGCCCTTAAGAGACTCAACAACGTTGTTCCCGAACTGGGATACGACTCCGCTCTTTACGCAATGCCCGACTTTGCGACATATTCCCCCAAATCCATATTCACAAGATCTGGTATGGCTAAAGGAATTGCATCTGTTCCCAGCGAGCTGCCTTTCTTCCAGTCCACCCCGATCGGCACAGGTTTTTCCGATCTTGATGGTGTACTCAAAAACTGGGGCGGAAAATTCGCAGTAATTTTTGTTTCCGACGGTCTGACCAACACAGGACGCAATCCTGCGGTTATCGTTTCCGACATGGCAAAGAAATACGGCGACCGTTTCTGCCTGCACATCATCAGCGTAGCTGACACCGAACGCGGTAAAGCAAACCTGAAACGTCTCGCAAGCCTTACTCCTTGCGGCGTTTATGTTGATGTAACCGATCTCGCAGACAAAGCAATGCTCGACAAGTTCGCACAGGATGTATTCTACACTCAGGAAGAAGAGCTTATCGTTGAAGTAGTTGAAGAAGTTATCGTTCCGGTTGTTCCGGTTCAGGAAAAAATCGTTTTCCGTAACTTCAACTTCGGTTTCGACAAATACCAGATCACAGATGAAATGGTTCCGGCTCTGACTGAAGCAGCAACCATGCTTGAAGAATTCCCGAATCTCAAAGTCATGGTCGGCGGCCACACTGACTCCTCAGGCTCCGAAGCATACAACCAAGGCCTGTCCGAGCGCAGAGCAAAGTCTGTTGCAGACTGGCTGGCAGCCAACGGCATTGCTCCTGAACGCCTTGAAGTCAAGGGATACGGCGAAATGAATCCCAAGTACGACAACAAGACCAAAGAAGGACGCAAGCTTAACCGCCGCGTTGAAATCGACGTAGAAGACTAAAAGCCACATATGCATTAAAAGGGGTGGGAAGATTTTTCTTTCCACCCTTTTCGCACTTTGGAGTACCAGATGAGACTTGCCAGCAAAGTTTTAACATCTCTTATTGTAAGCCTGCTGCTTTGCTCTGCAGCATATGCCTCCCAGCCCGGAACCCAGGAAGAACTGGATACATTTACAAATTTTGCCATCGGCTGGGTAGTCAAACTGAACAAAAGCCACATCAAAGGCTTCACCCGCATGGAAATATTACTCCAAAAAGACGGAACCTACCTCGCAAGATACCATGCTATTTCTCCCGACACCATCACCTGCAAAGTGAAGAAGACCAGTAAAAAAAGTAAGGGCATGGTCGGCCTGCTTAAGTACATAGAGACTATCTATGAAAGCACGGGCAAGACTCCGCAGGAAGCACGGGCCAACAAATTTAAACCCGTGAAAAACATTAGAATTACAGAAATTTTCAGTAACGCAGGTAAGGGCTGGCGTTAAGCTTTAAGCATCAATTTTACACAGAAAATAGTCCTTATAAT contains:
- a CDS encoding LPS assembly protein LptD → MKSRFVIFVVLLLLCLPCASLAQQQMTVPMTDSNGVEQKGEQWKFSADKLVVESDSEYLQAYGDVTLRSGDNYIKADFARFYQATKWIYLRGNVKAQIKGDFYDAAEAEFDLNNMVGWLKKGRVFVAKPHVYFESEFIEKHNGATYSFKDVKVTACEGENPLWSFESGEGDITINGYARLWHSKFKVKGVPVMYTPYMELPVQRERQSGILDPEIGNSNRLGNRFNLPFYWAINDEMDMTFYPEYLSKRGFRPGVEFRHSEDVNTKGSWRADWLYDSKSYNNANDASYSFSDNMIRPNQNRWWIRSKYNGYLGNPDWQTIFDMDLVSDQDYLREFRSGTNGYDATRDSFLDEFGRDIATADANERTSTALIARSWDNYSVSAMAQYTENLLYRNDNAPSTQDPTLQTMPQLSAYAFKNNFFGTPIEWEGEFQSSYFWREYGTTGGRIDIKPSFSMPVRAGGITFIPYAGVRATNYLGTSFQNSTSEGSHDSTQFRFLADAGISAATDFYRVFELESAPVVTRENVGQSGWTSMKHNVIPRLEYSWVQDDSASQTKLPYFDSRDRISEQNDVVFSLTNVFDRNRATVVMDADGNPVLENDYLEFLRVRLEQGYDIDEENRSIELSEYERRPFSDFMAEFIVTPYNFVNLTSRTWISPYLGDVTEHENILKLFYDEYAEFSLGYDYLRKIDEYKRQQDSDMQIISYGMKAKLPWNLRIGGKFRTDLNSDRDLEKTASLGWSHQCFSLEFIASKTTVDERYGVNFNLIDMSAF
- the rfaD gene encoding ADP-glyceromanno-heptose 6-epimerase, producing the protein MYIVTGGAGFIGSAMVWKLNQMGIDDILIVDNLAKTDKWKNLVNLRYEDYIHRDQFFKFILEGDDPFKTDAVIHMGACSSTTEQDADFLMENNYRYTQMLCRFCLQHDVRFINASSAATYGDGQFGFDDDHEGIDRLKPMNMYGYSKQLFDLWAKRGGVLDKLVSLKFFNVFGPNEYHKDDMKSVICKAFHQIGETGEMKLFKSYKPEYPHGGQKRDFVYIKDCVDVMWWFLQNPQANGIFNIGTGQAREWNELARSVFSAMDVEPNISYIEMPETIRDKYQYFTQANMSKLVEAGYDKPFTSLEEAAKDYVQNYLAQEDPYLKS
- a CDS encoding L-serine ammonia-lyase, iron-sulfur-dependent, subunit alpha translates to MKYSVKEILHFEVSPALGCTEPVAIALATAAAASVIPDKRPDKIEVWVDPNIYKNGLAVIIPGTGGLNGLDTAAALGALYGDPALGLEVLEPLDEESAKEACKYKEKHPVTVNLLENRHGIYVRALLTFGPDHVETTIEGVHDNITSLTLNGEPVKDSTLVKTQQAQKADVSKLEDFIKTLSLDDLVDMINDLDEQDFTFLKEGITYNMRLADYGLKHGSGLGVGATFEKMARLKILNRDMILAARTITSAASDARMGGIKLPAMSSGGSGNHGLTAILPIYAVSEFVDCSEKTMLEAIALSHLVTAYVKAQTGRLSAVCGCSVAAGAGATAGITYLMGGTPTQMAGAITNLTEDLAGIICDGAKCGCALKLATAAGTAVQAALFAIHGVNVHSSDGIIGSSPEQTMQNIGTLSTQGMIDTDRTILKIMLEKHFTGMDN
- a CDS encoding OmpA family protein, which codes for MFKRKVSLILTVALAALLAFGSMASAESRIVLKPKVDAFAYFVDTSPSMSQTYGSTGNPKIIAGLNALKRLNNVVPELGYDSALYAMPDFATYSPKSIFTRSGMAKGIASVPSELPFFQSTPIGTGFSDLDGVLKNWGGKFAVIFVSDGLTNTGRNPAVIVSDMAKKYGDRFCLHIISVADTERGKANLKRLASLTPCGVYVDVTDLADKAMLDKFAQDVFYTQEEELIVEVVEEVIVPVVPVQEKIVFRNFNFGFDKYQITDEMVPALTEAATMLEEFPNLKVMVGGHTDSSGSEAYNQGLSERRAKSVADWLAANGIAPERLEVKGYGEMNPKYDNKTKEGRKLNRRVEIDVED